One stretch of Limnohabitans sp. DNA includes these proteins:
- a CDS encoding tripartite tricarboxylate transporter substrate binding protein — MNTQVVRHILGLLACTLAAVSPLAHAQTGNYPSKPITIVVGYPPGGSTDLTGRVVAAALAKSLNATVVVENIGGAGGAIGAQKVLNAAPDGYTLLVGANNEVAINRLVSPSIKYSWQDFSPIGLIATQPLVLVTSPKMGVKNTDEFIKLAKSNPGRFSYGSSGVGTSLHLAGEMVKEQAGIFMTHIPYRGVAPLAIDLIGNNLEFGVFVLSSGLPHIRSGKVVALGTTEKNRSKVTPEIPALAEHPLLKNTDISTWFVLMGPGKLPEPVAAKLKKGLADALQNPEVRSKLEASGSAVAQGVVDMNKFLREETAKYQRIVDFAKIRE, encoded by the coding sequence ATGAACACCCAAGTCGTGCGACACATCCTCGGCCTTCTGGCCTGCACCCTGGCTGCCGTCAGCCCATTGGCCCATGCCCAGACCGGTAACTACCCCTCCAAGCCCATCACCATCGTGGTCGGTTATCCGCCGGGCGGCAGCACCGACCTGACCGGGCGCGTGGTGGCCGCCGCCCTGGCCAAGAGCCTGAACGCCACGGTTGTGGTCGAGAACATCGGTGGTGCCGGCGGCGCCATCGGCGCGCAAAAGGTGCTCAATGCCGCCCCCGACGGCTACACCTTGCTGGTGGGCGCTAACAACGAAGTGGCCATCAACCGCTTGGTGTCGCCCTCCATCAAATACAGCTGGCAGGATTTCAGCCCCATCGGCCTGATCGCCACGCAGCCCCTGGTGCTGGTCACATCACCCAAGATGGGCGTGAAAAACACCGATGAGTTCATCAAACTGGCCAAATCCAACCCGGGCCGCTTCAGCTATGGCAGCTCGGGCGTGGGCACTTCACTGCACCTGGCCGGTGAAATGGTCAAGGAACAGGCGGGCATCTTCATGACGCACATTCCTTACCGCGGTGTGGCCCCGCTGGCCATTGACCTGATCGGCAACAACCTGGAGTTCGGCGTGTTCGTGCTCTCCAGTGGTCTGCCCCACATCCGCAGCGGCAAGGTGGTGGCCCTGGGCACCACCGAAAAGAACCGATCGAAGGTCACGCCCGAGATTCCCGCATTGGCCGAGCATCCGCTCCTTAAGAACACCGACATCAGCACCTGGTTTGTGTTGATGGGCCCTGGCAAGCTGCCAGAACCGGTTGCCGCCAAACTGAAAAAAGGTCTGGCCGATGCCCTGCAAAACCCCGAGGTGCGCAGCAAGCTTGAAGCCTCCGGCTCGGCCGTGGCCCAAGGCGTGGTGGACATGAACAAGTTCCTGCGCGAAGAGACGGCCAAGTACCAGCGCATCGTTGACTTTGCCAAGATCCGCGAATGA
- a CDS encoding succinylglutamate desuccinylase/aspartoacylase family protein, with protein MTPLQFDLPCPDISMWRQGNTGTEGVWHFDSGQPGRHVLISALIHGNELCGAWALKGLLEAGVRPAVGQLTLVFANLRAFERFDEANHDASRFVDEDMNRQWMDERIAEPRTLERQRVAELAPWVQKADWVLDLHSMHEPGAPLLLTGMHPRNLQLARELANPVHIVVDAGHKDGVRMRDYGRLGLSDDQAPETRSLLIECGFHGDLASRDVARDLCIRFLDVSGVLSASALQAALPGWRQADAPQQWALEVTGPVVARSEKFRFTEPFKGLECIPKAGTVIGDNDGEPVTTPYDDCVLVMPSVRQARAGVTVVRFARRRPL; from the coding sequence ATGACACCGCTTCAATTCGATCTGCCCTGTCCCGACATCTCGATGTGGCGCCAGGGCAATACCGGCACCGAAGGCGTTTGGCATTTCGATTCGGGACAACCCGGTCGGCACGTCCTGATCAGCGCCCTCATCCACGGCAACGAACTGTGTGGCGCTTGGGCGCTCAAGGGCCTGCTGGAGGCGGGTGTTCGCCCTGCGGTGGGTCAGCTGACCCTGGTGTTTGCCAACCTGCGTGCATTCGAGCGCTTTGACGAGGCGAACCATGATGCATCGCGTTTTGTCGACGAAGACATGAACCGCCAATGGATGGACGAGCGCATCGCCGAACCTCGCACGCTCGAGCGCCAGCGCGTGGCCGAGCTCGCCCCTTGGGTGCAAAAAGCCGACTGGGTGCTGGACCTGCATTCCATGCACGAACCTGGCGCGCCGCTGCTGCTGACCGGTATGCATCCACGCAACCTGCAACTGGCACGCGAGCTGGCCAATCCGGTCCACATCGTGGTCGATGCCGGTCACAAGGACGGTGTGCGCATGCGCGATTACGGTCGCCTTGGCCTGTCCGATGACCAGGCACCCGAGACGCGCTCATTGCTGATCGAATGCGGTTTTCATGGCGACTTGGCCAGCCGCGATGTGGCGCGCGACCTGTGTATCCGCTTCCTGGACGTGTCGGGTGTGCTTTCGGCTTCTGCCTTGCAGGCTGCATTGCCCGGCTGGAGACAGGCCGACGCCCCGCAACAGTGGGCCCTCGAAGTCACCGGACCGGTGGTGGCGCGCAGCGAAAAGTTCCGTTTCACCGAGCCGTTCAAGGGACTGGAATGCATCCCCAAGGCGGGCACGGTGATTGGCGACAACGATGGCGAGCCCGTCACCACGCCTTATGACGACTGCGTGCTGGTCATGCCCTCTGTGCGACAGGCCCGGGCTGGCGTGACCGTGGTGCGTTTCGCAAGGCGGCGGCCGTTGTAG
- a CDS encoding FAD-binding oxidoreductase, with product MTTSILVLGGGMVGTCTALHLQQRGYDVTLLDRRTPGQETSMGNAGLIQREAVEPYAFPREPGFLLDAALGRGAQVHWHAQGLWQMGRALLRYLHHSHPQRHAHATQAYSRLIAHATDEHGVLVKAAGAQDLVTREGFRFVFRTAEAFDAAAQRAEDLVLRFGVRSQAENTAQLALAEPALQKPLAGAVHWLDPWAVNDPGALVQRYADLFVARGGRLLVGDAASLQAQGAAWSVRTTEGTVHAQQSVLALGPWSDGLIRTLGYRFPLFIKRGYHQHYTSSAQLRRPILDVERGYVLAPMQRGLRLTTGAEFAPIDAPPTPVQLAKAEILARELIDLGQPLPEPPWLGARPCVADMLPVMGPAPRHPGLWFNFGHAHQGFTMGPVAGRLLAEMVSGEPPCVDPTPYSPRRFG from the coding sequence ATGACCACATCGATACTTGTTTTGGGTGGGGGCATGGTGGGCACCTGCACCGCCTTGCATTTGCAGCAGCGCGGCTATGACGTGACGCTGTTGGACCGGCGTACACCAGGCCAGGAAACGTCCATGGGCAATGCGGGCCTGATCCAGCGCGAGGCGGTCGAGCCTTATGCCTTTCCGCGTGAGCCGGGCTTTTTGCTGGACGCGGCCCTGGGTCGCGGTGCCCAAGTGCATTGGCACGCCCAAGGGCTGTGGCAAATGGGCAGAGCATTGCTGCGCTACTTGCACCACTCGCATCCCCAGCGACACGCCCACGCCACCCAAGCCTACAGCCGCCTGATCGCCCATGCGACCGATGAGCACGGTGTGTTGGTCAAGGCTGCGGGTGCGCAGGATTTGGTGACGCGTGAAGGATTTCGCTTCGTGTTCCGCACGGCCGAGGCCTTCGACGCGGCGGCGCAGCGGGCCGAAGATTTGGTTTTGCGTTTTGGTGTGCGCTCCCAAGCCGAAAACACCGCCCAGTTGGCGCTGGCCGAGCCGGCCTTGCAAAAACCCTTGGCCGGCGCGGTGCACTGGCTGGACCCGTGGGCAGTGAACGACCCGGGGGCTTTGGTGCAACGCTATGCCGACCTGTTTGTGGCGCGTGGCGGTCGTTTGCTGGTGGGCGACGCGGCCAGTTTGCAGGCGCAAGGCGCGGCCTGGTCGGTGCGCACGACCGAAGGCACGGTGCACGCCCAGCAATCGGTGCTGGCCCTGGGGCCGTGGTCTGACGGCTTGATCCGCACGCTGGGTTACCGCTTTCCACTGTTCATCAAGCGCGGTTACCACCAGCACTACACATCATCCGCACAACTGCGTCGGCCCATTCTGGACGTCGAGCGCGGCTATGTGCTGGCCCCCATGCAGCGTGGCTTGCGCCTGACCACAGGTGCTGAATTTGCGCCCATCGATGCCCCGCCCACGCCGGTGCAACTGGCCAAGGCCGAGATCTTGGCGCGTGAGTTGATCGACCTGGGCCAGCCTCTGCCCGAGCCGCCCTGGCTGGGCGCTCGCCCATGCGTTGCCGACATGCTGCCCGTGATGGGCCCCGCGCCGCGTCACCCGGGGCTGTGGTTCAACTTTGGCCATGCGCACCAGGGCTTCACCATGGGCCCGGTGGCAGGTCGCTTGCTGGCCGAAATGGTGAGCGGTGAGCCGCCTTGTGTGGACCCAACGCCCTATTCGCCACGGCGGTTTGGGTGA
- a CDS encoding 3-deoxy-7-phosphoheptulonate synthase: protein MLSTQDKTRIDDTRIASVRPLMTPALLEERLPASPAHLALVERSRQDISNVLQGQDDRVVIVVGPCSIHDHDQAIAYAKLLKAEADKHAQDLQIVMRVYFEKPRTTVGWKGYINDPHLDGSFAMNQGLEMARKLLLGILDVGLPVATEFLDLLSPQYISDLVTWGAIGARTTESQSHRQLASGLSCPVGFKNGTDGGVKVAADAVVAAKAPHAFMGMTKMGQAAIFETRGNQDVHIILRGGKAPNYSAADVDAACKALQASGIAPQVMVDVSHANSSKQHAKQIEVARDVAAQVAGGDRRIMGLMIESHLNEGRQDLKEGQPLAHGVSITDACISFAQTVPVLGALAQAVQKRRIVQS, encoded by the coding sequence ATGCTCTCCACCCAAGACAAAACCCGCATCGACGACACCCGCATTGCTTCGGTGCGCCCGCTCATGACCCCGGCATTGCTTGAAGAGCGCCTGCCCGCATCGCCCGCCCACCTGGCGCTGGTCGAGCGTTCGCGGCAAGACATCTCGAACGTGTTGCAAGGCCAGGACGACCGTGTGGTGATCGTGGTCGGGCCGTGCTCCATCCACGACCACGACCAGGCCATCGCGTACGCCAAGCTGCTCAAGGCCGAGGCCGACAAACACGCCCAGGATTTGCAAATCGTGATGCGCGTTTATTTTGAGAAGCCCCGCACCACCGTGGGCTGGAAGGGCTACATCAACGACCCGCACCTGGATGGCAGCTTCGCCATGAACCAGGGCCTGGAGATGGCGCGCAAGCTGCTGCTGGGCATACTCGATGTCGGCCTGCCCGTGGCCACCGAGTTTTTGGACTTGCTCAGCCCGCAGTACATCAGCGATCTGGTCACTTGGGGCGCGATCGGTGCGCGCACCACAGAGAGTCAGAGCCACCGGCAACTGGCCAGTGGTTTGTCGTGCCCGGTGGGCTTCAAGAACGGCACCGACGGTGGCGTCAAAGTGGCCGCAGACGCAGTGGTGGCAGCCAAAGCCCCACATGCTTTCATGGGCATGACCAAGATGGGGCAGGCGGCGATTTTCGAAACCCGTGGCAACCAGGACGTGCACATCATCTTGCGCGGCGGCAAAGCGCCCAACTATTCGGCTGCCGACGTGGATGCCGCCTGCAAAGCCTTGCAGGCATCGGGCATTGCGCCGCAAGTCATGGTGGACGTGTCGCACGCCAACAGCAGCAAACAGCACGCCAAGCAGATCGAGGTGGCGCGCGACGTGGCCGCGCAAGTGGCGGGCGGGGACCGCCGCATCATGGGCTTGATGATCGAGAGCCACCTGAACGAAGGCCGGCAAGACCTGAAAGAAGGCCAGCCATTGGCACACGGCGTGTCCATCACCGACGCCTGCATCAGCTTTGCGCAAACCGTGCCGGTGCTGGGTGCGCTGGCGCAGGCGGTGCAAAAACGGCGGATTGTTCAGTCGTAA
- a CDS encoding DUF1016 N-terminal domain-containing protein has protein sequence MASQRAPVSAAGGDFEALVSAIVHIHEQTQAFSTKAVNVALTLRNWLIGYRIEVYERQGLDRATYGDKLMDTLAKRLVKQGWARCDRRELYRFRQLYLTYPQIVESLTPQSLLLPELGQLLALASPPTAQIRESVTPQLPPAHPELIFRLSFTHLAELIQLADDTQRRFYEVECMRGNWSVRELRRQIDSLYYERSGLSKDKAQLSALAHATADTLQPAHVIRDPYVFEFLGLRSRDVMAESDLEDLNNQVFVSRYAVELPRKEEMEHFITQINREVGP, from the coding sequence ATGGCATCCCAGCGCGCCCCTGTATCCGCCGCGGGCGGTGACTTTGAGGCGCTGGTGTCCGCCATCGTCCACATCCATGAACAAACCCAGGCGTTTTCCACCAAAGCGGTCAACGTCGCGCTGACCTTGCGCAATTGGCTCATTGGCTACCGGATTGAGGTGTATGAGCGCCAGGGCTTAGACCGTGCGACCTATGGCGACAAGTTGATGGACACCCTGGCCAAGCGGCTGGTCAAACAGGGCTGGGCCCGTTGCGACCGCCGCGAGCTCTATCGGTTTCGTCAGCTCTACCTCACGTATCCGCAGATTGTGGAGTCGCTGACTCCACAATCCTTGTTGCTGCCCGAACTGGGGCAGCTCCTGGCGCTGGCGTCGCCCCCGACTGCCCAGATTCGGGAGTCAGTGACTCCACAATTGCCACCGGCCCACCCTGAACTGATTTTTCGGCTCTCTTTCACCCATCTCGCCGAACTGATCCAACTCGCAGACGACACCCAGCGCCGCTTCTACGAAGTCGAATGCATGCGCGGCAACTGGTCGGTGCGGGAACTGCGCCGCCAGATCGACAGCCTGTATTACGAGCGCAGCGGCCTCTCCAAAGACAAAGCCCAGCTCTCGGCCCTGGCCCATGCCACGGCGGACACGCTGCAACCCGCCCATGTCATCCGCGACCCCTACGTCTTTGAGTTCCTGGGCCTGCGCTCGCGCGATGTCATGGCCGAATCCGATCTGGAAGACCTGAACAACCAGGTTTTCGTCTCTCGCTACGCTGTGGAGTTGCCCCGTAAGGAAGAAATGGAGCACTTCATCACGCAAATCAACCGGGAGGTCGGCCCGTGA
- a CDS encoding RNA-binding domain-containing protein, giving the protein MKIAAHAHENHRVEFKRELTPELDLEKEVVAFLNSHEGGFIYIGIDKNGQRVGVVDVDGDMLKVKDRIKNNINPSAMGLFDVLDETGPTGVHCIKIIVASGSEKPYAKKKYGLSEKGCFMRVGSATEPMPTAMIERLFANRTRNSIGKIKAHRQALSFEQLRIYYEEKRKPLGRQFKANLELTTDDGALNYAAYLLADENNTSIKVAKYRGLNRVHLIENNEYGHCSLIKATKAVLDKLEIENKTASTITAKERIDRRLWNAVALREAVINAIVHNDYSREAPPKFEIFADRIEITSACALPEGLTPAEFFEGYSIPRNKELMRVFRDLELVEHLGSGLPRITEFYGPECFRFTENFLRITFAASGPVYEEEVTEQVEAPVTQEPESRLESRLESRLESRLELKLAAKVILLLNDSALGKLALAQGLGHQVVSGELNKQIRRLLGSGLIEYTLPDKPNSRLQQYCLTAQGKALLK; this is encoded by the coding sequence GTGAAAATCGCCGCCCATGCCCACGAAAACCACCGGGTCGAGTTCAAGCGCGAACTCACGCCCGAGCTGGACCTGGAAAAAGAAGTGGTCGCCTTCCTCAACAGCCACGAGGGCGGGTTTATCTACATCGGTATCGACAAAAACGGACAGCGCGTGGGCGTGGTCGATGTGGACGGCGACATGCTCAAGGTCAAAGACCGCATCAAAAACAACATCAACCCATCGGCCATGGGATTGTTTGACGTGCTGGACGAGACTGGCCCCACAGGCGTGCACTGCATCAAAATCATCGTGGCCAGCGGCAGCGAAAAGCCCTATGCCAAAAAGAAATACGGGCTGAGCGAAAAAGGCTGCTTCATGCGCGTGGGCAGCGCCACCGAACCCATGCCCACCGCCATGATTGAGCGGCTCTTTGCCAACCGCACCCGCAACTCGATTGGCAAAATCAAAGCCCACCGCCAAGCCCTGAGCTTTGAGCAACTGCGCATTTACTACGAAGAAAAGCGCAAGCCCCTTGGGCGGCAATTCAAAGCCAATCTGGAGCTGACCACCGACGACGGCGCGCTCAACTACGCCGCCTATCTGCTGGCCGACGAAAACAACACCTCCATCAAAGTGGCCAAATACCGTGGCCTTAATCGTGTGCACCTGATCGAGAACAACGAATACGGCCACTGCTCGCTCATCAAAGCCACCAAGGCCGTGCTCGACAAGCTGGAGATAGAAAACAAAACCGCCAGCACCATCACCGCCAAAGAACGCATTGACCGCCGCCTGTGGAACGCCGTGGCCCTGCGCGAAGCCGTGATCAACGCCATCGTGCACAACGACTACAGCCGCGAAGCGCCGCCCAAGTTTGAAATCTTTGCCGACCGCATCGAAATCACCTCTGCCTGCGCCTTGCCCGAGGGCTTGACCCCGGCTGAGTTTTTTGAGGGCTACTCCATCCCCCGCAACAAAGAACTGATGCGCGTCTTTCGCGACTTGGAACTGGTGGAACACCTCGGCTCGGGCCTGCCCCGCATCACCGAGTTTTATGGCCCCGAGTGCTTTCGCTTCACCGAGAACTTCTTGCGCATCACCTTTGCGGCCAGTGGGCCGGTGTATGAGGAAGAAGTGACCGAACAAGTCGAGGCCCCAGTCACCCAAGAGCCAGAGTCACGGCTAGAGTCACGGCTAGAGTCACGGCTAGAGTCACGGCTAGAGTTAAAGTTGGCGGCCAAAGTCATATTGCTGCTCAATGACTCAGCGCTGGGCAAGCTGGCACTGGCGCAAGGGCTGGGGCACCAAGTCGTGTCTGGCGAACTGAACAAGCAAATTCGCCGCTTGCTCGGCAGCGGCCTGATTGAATACACCCTGCCCGACAAACCCAACAGCCGCTTGCAGCAATACTGCCTGACCGCACAAGGAAAGGCCTTGTTGAAATGA
- a CDS encoding CBS domain-containing protein, with protein sequence MHEAIQAMHHHGVRRVFVTAPDGRLMGLLSLDDLLTALADDLSGLSEALRFGIDMESVRTSPIFRPDELPTQLYLAQHEP encoded by the coding sequence GTGCATGAAGCCATCCAGGCCATGCACCACCACGGTGTGCGGCGGGTGTTCGTCACAGCGCCCGACGGCCGCTTGATGGGCTTACTGTCTCTGGATGATTTGCTGACCGCCCTGGCCGATGACCTGAGCGGCCTGTCCGAGGCTTTGCGCTTTGGCATTGACATGGAGAGCGTGCGCACCTCGCCGATTTTTCGGCCCGACGAGCTGCCTACGCAGCTGTACCTGGCGCAACACGAGCCTTGA
- a CDS encoding CBS domain-containing protein — MTLSELCQRDILTLSAEASVHKAAEMMRTHHVGALALTDPEDPTRVVGVVTDRDLVVNLLAQGRTANEQTVGAYSSVHLVRVPGIGHGA; from the coding sequence ATGACCCTGTCCGAGCTTTGCCAACGCGACATCCTCACCCTGAGCGCCGAGGCATCGGTGCACAAAGCTGCCGAGATGATGCGCACCCACCATGTGGGCGCACTGGCTCTGACCGATCCCGAAGACCCCACACGCGTGGTCGGCGTGGTGACCGACCGCGATCTGGTGGTGAATCTGTTGGCGCAAGGCCGCACTGCGAACGAGCAGACTGTGGGAGCCTACAGCAGCGTGCACCTGGTGCGGGTGCCAGGCATAGGCCACGGTGCATGA
- a CDS encoding YebC/PmpR family DNA-binding transcriptional regulator, giving the protein MGAQWKAKGKAQAADARGKLFGRLAKDIMIAARNGADPAANSRLRLVVEQARKVSMPKETLERAIKKGAGLLGDAVSFDRVIYEGFAPHQVPVMIEVLTDNVNRTASDMRVLFRKGQQGTSGSVSWDFEHVGMIEAEPTQAGADPELAAIEAGAQDFEPADEDGMTLFITEAVDLDLVSRALPGHGFSVVSAKLGYKPKNPVDPANLSAEQLEEVEAFLGAIDNNDDVQNVFVGLAS; this is encoded by the coding sequence ATGGGCGCGCAATGGAAAGCCAAAGGCAAAGCACAAGCCGCTGACGCCAGAGGCAAATTGTTTGGCCGCTTGGCCAAGGACATCATGATCGCGGCGCGCAACGGCGCCGACCCAGCCGCCAACTCGCGCCTGCGTTTGGTGGTCGAGCAGGCCCGCAAGGTGTCCATGCCCAAGGAAACGCTGGAGCGCGCCATCAAAAAGGGCGCAGGCCTGCTGGGCGATGCGGTCAGCTTTGACCGCGTGATTTACGAAGGCTTTGCCCCCCATCAGGTGCCGGTAATGATCGAGGTGTTGACCGACAACGTCAACCGCACAGCGTCCGACATGCGCGTGCTGTTTCGCAAAGGCCAACAAGGCACATCGGGCTCGGTCTCTTGGGACTTTGAACATGTGGGCATGATCGAGGCCGAACCCACCCAGGCCGGTGCCGACCCCGAGCTGGCCGCCATCGAGGCCGGCGCACAAGACTTTGAGCCCGCCGACGAAGACGGCATGACGCTGTTCATCACCGAAGCCGTCGACCTGGACCTGGTCAGCCGCGCCCTGCCCGGACACGGCTTCAGCGTGGTGTCGGCCAAACTGGGCTACAAACCCAAAAACCCGGTGGACCCGGCCAACCTGAGCGCCGAGCAACTCGAAGAAGTCGAAGCCTTTTTGGGTGCGATCGACAACAACGACGACGTACAAAACGTGTTTGTGGGTCTGGCAAGCTGA
- a CDS encoding tetratricopeptide repeat protein, protein MESSLEQARQAFLDGVELFERQQFERAASFFERALQLAPGRPSVLMNLGASWVQLGHFERADECLRQALAADDQQCDAWVAWGVTQMALGDWPQALHCHEQARALGADGAGFCLRWGQCLARAGRLPQALQAFGQALAHDPGLAEAWSQRAHVFRDTGQTEQAIADYQRALQLGAEPELHRYYLAALSPQQPVVNAPLAYVEKLFDQYAEDFEAHLVAQLGYQGHSVLLQQLPVEPTRRFERVWDLGCGTGLCGPLVRHRADHLTGVDLSSAMVAKAQSLGVYDSLHAQELVTFLQQNTTQADLVLAADVFIYVGWLEAAFEALSPRMQPGGWLAFTVEESEPGLAVQLHSSLRYAHGLDYLQKLAAQHGWRWVKAHRASLRLDQAQPLMGVFVYMQKIE, encoded by the coding sequence ATGGAATCCTCACTCGAACAAGCCCGACAGGCGTTTTTGGATGGCGTTGAGCTGTTTGAACGCCAGCAATTTGAGAGGGCTGCATCTTTTTTTGAGCGGGCTTTGCAGTTGGCGCCGGGCAGGCCGTCTGTGCTGATGAACTTGGGCGCAAGCTGGGTGCAGTTGGGCCACTTTGAACGGGCGGACGAGTGCCTGCGCCAAGCCCTGGCGGCCGATGACCAGCAGTGCGATGCCTGGGTGGCTTGGGGTGTGACCCAAATGGCCTTGGGCGATTGGCCGCAAGCGCTGCATTGCCACGAGCAAGCCCGTGCTTTGGGTGCCGATGGGGCCGGGTTTTGTTTGCGCTGGGGCCAATGTCTGGCGCGCGCAGGTCGTTTGCCGCAAGCCCTGCAGGCCTTTGGTCAGGCGCTGGCGCATGACCCTGGCCTGGCCGAAGCCTGGAGTCAGCGTGCTCACGTGTTCCGAGACACCGGCCAGACCGAGCAGGCCATCGCCGATTACCAGCGTGCTTTGCAATTGGGGGCTGAGCCTGAGCTGCACCGCTATTACCTGGCCGCGCTGAGCCCGCAGCAGCCCGTGGTGAATGCGCCCCTGGCCTATGTTGAAAAGCTGTTTGACCAATACGCCGAAGACTTTGAGGCGCACCTGGTGGCTCAGTTGGGTTACCAAGGGCATAGCGTGTTGTTGCAGCAGTTGCCTGTCGAGCCAACGCGGCGTTTCGAGCGGGTATGGGACTTGGGTTGTGGCACAGGTTTGTGCGGGCCTTTGGTCCGACACCGTGCCGACCACTTGACGGGGGTGGACCTGTCTTCGGCGATGGTGGCCAAAGCGCAAAGCCTGGGTGTTTACGACAGCCTGCATGCTCAGGAGCTGGTGACCTTCTTGCAGCAAAACACGACGCAGGCTGATCTGGTGTTGGCCGCTGATGTGTTCATTTATGTGGGCTGGCTCGAGGCCGCCTTCGAAGCCTTGAGTCCCCGGATGCAGCCGGGTGGGTGGCTGGCGTTCACCGTAGAAGAGTCCGAGCCCGGTTTGGCGGTGCAGCTCCACAGTTCATTGCGCTATGCACACGGACTGGATTACTTGCAAAAGTTGGCTGCCCAGCATGGTTGGCGATGGGTCAAGGCGCACCGCGCATCCTTGCGGCTGGACCAGGCCCAACCCCTCATGGGCGTGTTTGTTTATATGCAAAAGATCGAATAG
- a CDS encoding DUF3297 family protein has protein sequence MTEATATAPATAARPTLPDRLAIDVRSPHHVRAVFEHDIGIRFNGKDRNDVEEYCISEGWVRVPAGKTLDRKGQPLLIKIKGTVEAFYR, from the coding sequence ATGACCGAAGCCACTGCCACTGCACCTGCCACTGCCGCCCGCCCTACATTGCCCGACCGCTTGGCCATTGATGTCCGCAGCCCGCACCATGTGCGCGCCGTGTTTGAACACGACATCGGCATCCGCTTCAATGGCAAGGACCGCAACGACGTCGAGGAGTACTGCATCAGCGAAGGCTGGGTGCGCGTGCCCGCGGGCAAGACGCTGGACCGCAAAGGCCAGCCCTTGCTGATCAAAATCAAAGGCACGGTCGAAGCGTTTTACCGCTGA
- a CDS encoding CaiB/BaiF CoA-transferase family protein, whose product MTEAVRKLPLEGLRVVEFTHMVMGPTCGMVLADMGAEVIKVEPIEGDRTRHLLGSGAGFFPMFNRNKKSIQLNLQNSEGAEMARRLCATADVVAENFKPGSMAKYGLDYASLSAANPKIIYASLKGFLPGPYDHRTALDEVVQMMGGLAYMTGRPGDPLRAGTSVNDIMGGMFGAIGVLGALIQRGITGRGQEIQSALFENNVFLVGQHMLQFAITGKAAEPMPNRISAWAVYDVFTVKNGEQIFLAAVSDAQWAVFCDVLGFADLKADPRFSDNNTRVTFRAELLPDLRSRLEAFSAPELTAIFEKAGLPFAPIVKPEELFDDPHLNATGGLADVRLTDGPKAGQTARAALFPFTMDGQRLGVRRQPPTQGENTDELLQGLGLSAAEIARLRSIQVVA is encoded by the coding sequence ATGACCGAAGCGGTACGCAAGCTCCCGCTCGAAGGCCTGCGCGTCGTCGAGTTCACCCACATGGTCATGGGCCCCACCTGCGGCATGGTGTTGGCCGACATGGGGGCCGAGGTCATCAAGGTCGAGCCCATCGAGGGCGACCGCACACGGCATTTGCTGGGTTCGGGTGCGGGCTTCTTCCCCATGTTCAACCGCAACAAAAAGAGCATCCAGCTCAATTTGCAAAACTCCGAGGGGGCCGAGATGGCGCGCCGCCTGTGCGCCACGGCCGATGTGGTGGCCGAAAATTTCAAGCCCGGCTCCATGGCCAAGTACGGTCTGGACTACGCCAGCCTGTCAGCCGCCAACCCCAAGATCATTTACGCCAGCCTCAAAGGCTTTTTGCCCGGGCCGTATGACCACCGCACCGCACTCGACGAAGTGGTGCAGATGATGGGTGGCCTGGCCTACATGACGGGCCGCCCCGGCGACCCGCTGCGCGCAGGCACCAGCGTGAACGACATCATGGGCGGCATGTTCGGCGCGATTGGTGTGCTGGGCGCACTCATTCAGCGCGGCATCACCGGGCGCGGACAAGAGATCCAGTCGGCGCTGTTTGAGAACAACGTGTTTCTGGTCGGCCAGCACATGCTGCAGTTCGCCATCACTGGCAAAGCGGCCGAGCCCATGCCCAACCGCATCTCGGCCTGGGCGGTGTACGACGTGTTCACCGTCAAGAACGGCGAGCAGATCTTTTTGGCGGCAGTGAGCGACGCGCAGTGGGCCGTCTTTTGTGATGTGCTGGGTTTTGCCGACCTCAAGGCCGACCCTCGATTCAGCGACAACAACACACGCGTGACCTTCCGTGCCGAATTGTTGCCCGATCTGCGCAGCCGCCTGGAGGCCTTCAGCGCCCCCGAGTTGACCGCGATTTTCGAAAAAGCCGGCCTGCCCTTTGCACCCATCGTCAAGCCTGAAGAGTTGTTTGACGACCCGCACCTCAATGCCACTGGCGGTTTGGCCGATGTGCGCCTGACCGATGGCCCCAAGGCGGGGCAGACCGCCCGTGCGGCCTTGTTCCCGTTCACCATGGACGGGCAACGCTTGGGCGTGCGCCGCCAGCCGCCCACGCAAGGTGAAAACACCGATGAGCTGCTGCAAGGCCTGGGCTTGAGTGCGGCAGAGATTGCCCGCTTGCGCAGCATCCAAGTGGTCGCTTGA